Within the Candidatus Methylomirabilota bacterium genome, the region ACGGAGGCCAGGCTTCTCATGGTCTGCTCTCCACCGATTCATCTGGGCGGGGGGTCGAACGAGGGTTAGGCATCAGTGAGGCCGACCGACCATGACGGGATGTGTGCCAGTCGGCCGTAGTTCGCGCTATCCGGTGTCGTGCGGACTTGACGAGCTTCCGGAAGGGTCGGAGCATTTTCCGTAATCGTCAAAGGTTTCCGCATTTATCGAGTGGGAGGATCTCTCATGATTTCTTTGGGCAAAGCGATACAACGATGGCGTGGCCAGCTCGGGCACAACGAGTTGGGCGACTTCACGGCGACGCCGCGCGTGGTCCCAATCTCGGCGCTGGCCGTTGGCATCGGAGCATTGAGTGCGTTCGTGGCACTGATCCTGCTGCGACTCATCAGCCTGTTCACCAACCTGTTTTTCTACGGACGCTGGGATACGACCTTCGTGTCGCCGGCGGACCACCACCTGGGGTTTCTGGTGGTCCTTGTGCCGGTCGTCGGCGCGCTGATCATCGGGCTGATGGCGCGGTACGGGTCGGAGCAGATTCGCGGTCACGGCATCCCAGAGGCAATTGAGGCGATCCTGCTGCGGGGCAGCAAGGTCGATCCGAAAGTGGCCTTCCTCAAGCCGCTATCGTCCGCCATCTCAATCGGATCGGGAGGACCCTTCGGTGCCGAGGGGCCCATCATCATGACCGGCGGGGCCTTCGGCTCGATGATCGCACAGTTCTTCCACTTCACCAGCGCCGAGCGCAAAACGCTGCTGGTGGCAGGCGCGGCTGGCGGTATGTCGGCGACCTTCGCTTCGCCGGTGGCGGCGTCCGTACTGGCCGTAGAACTGTTACTCTTCGAGTGGAAACCTCGCAGTGTGATCCCGGTCATATTGGCCAGCGCCACGGCGGCTGCGGTGCGCCGGTACATCATCGGGATCGGCCCCCTTTTCGCGGTCCCGCCGCATCCGCAGTTCATCGGTCTGCAGGGCCTTGCGGGTTGCATTGTCGCGGGTCTGTTGGCCGGATTGCTCTCGGCTGTACTGACTCGAGCAGTCTACGCCTCCGAGGACGCCTTCGGGCGACTGCCGTTGCACTGGATGTGGTGGCCGGCGATCGGCGGGCTGGCGATCGGACTCGGCGGTCTGATCTTTCCCCAGGCGCTCGGCATCGGCTTCGACACCATCGGCGAGTTACTGAAAGGCGACGTTCCGGGCCGCGTGATCCTCGGAATTCTGTTGGTCAAGTCTACGATTTGGGCCGTGTCGCTCGGCTCCGGCACCTCGGGCGGCGTGCTCGCGCCGCTGCTCATGATGGGCGCTGCGCTGGGCGGCGTTGAGGCAATGATTCTTCCGAATGAGGGCGCAGGTTTCTGGCCTCTGGTGAGCATGGGCGCCGTCCTGAGCGGCACGATGCGCGTACCGTTCACGGCCGTTATGTTCACGCTCGAACTGACACACGATGTGAACATGATACTGCCGTCGCTCGTCGCCATCGCATTGGCCTATGGGACGACCGTCATGGTAATGAGCCGTTCAATCCTGACCGAAAAGATCGCGCGCCGCAGCTATCACCTGAGCCGCGAGTACGCCATCGATCCGCTTGAAATCCTGTTTGTCCGTGAGGTGATGCGTACGGACACCACGACCCTGCCGCTCGGTACCTCACTTACTGCGATTGAGCCGAAGCTTGTGCCGCGCGGCCAGCGCGTCCAGCATCTTTTCCCCGTGCTCGATGGCACAGGCCGACTTGCCGGCGTGATCACCCGGCGTGCCCTGCGGCACGCCTTCCAACACAAGCGGACTGACGGCGAGGGGCAGCACCTGGACGAGCTCCTGCTCGCCGAGCCGGTCCTGGCCTACGCGGACGAGCCCCTGCGCGAGCTCGA harbors:
- a CDS encoding chloride channel protein encodes the protein MISLGKAIQRWRGQLGHNELGDFTATPRVVPISALAVGIGALSAFVALILLRLISLFTNLFFYGRWDTTFVSPADHHLGFLVVLVPVVGALIIGLMARYGSEQIRGHGIPEAIEAILLRGSKVDPKVAFLKPLSSAISIGSGGPFGAEGPIIMTGGAFGSMIAQFFHFTSAERKTLLVAGAAGGMSATFASPVAASVLAVELLLFEWKPRSVIPVILASATAAAVRRYIIGIGPLFAVPPHPQFIGLQGLAGCIVAGLLAGLLSAVLTRAVYASEDAFGRLPLHWMWWPAIGGLAIGLGGLIFPQALGIGFDTIGELLKGDVPGRVILGILLVKSTIWAVSLGSGTSGGVLAPLLMMGAALGGVEAMILPNEGAGFWPLVSMGAVLSGTMRVPFTAVMFTLELTHDVNMILPSLVAIALAYGTTVMVMSRSILTEKIARRSYHLSREYAIDPLEILFVREVMRTDTTTLPLGTSLTAIEPKLVPRGQRVQHLFPVLDGTGRLAGVITRRALRHAFQHKRTDGEGQHLDELLLAEPVLAYADEPLREL